One genomic window of Nitrospirota bacterium includes the following:
- a CDS encoding archaemetzincin family Zn-dependent metalloprotease, with amino-acid sequence MRRIDVLPIGFVEETVLAYVARALAGAFRVRTEIRPGLRLGEDSYDPRRLQHNATALLERLARERSAGADRVLGVTEADLYAAGLNFVFGQADVRSGAAVISLARLRPEFYGEPHEEGLFRLRALKEAVHEVGHTLGLGHCKSPRCVMHFSNSLADTDRKGEGFCPRCRKEAALPVESPRGE; translated from the coding sequence ATGAGAAGAATCGATGTCCTTCCCATCGGCTTTGTAGAGGAGACGGTGCTGGCATACGTGGCCCGCGCCCTTGCGGGCGCCTTCCGCGTGCGGACGGAGATAAGGCCGGGGCTGCGCCTGGGGGAAGACTCCTACGACCCGCGCCGCCTTCAGCATAACGCTACGGCGCTTCTGGAGCGCCTCGCGAGGGAGCGGAGCGCCGGTGCGGACAGGGTTCTGGGCGTGACGGAGGCTGACCTTTACGCGGCCGGGCTCAACTTCGTCTTCGGGCAGGCCGATGTGCGCTCCGGGGCGGCGGTCATCTCTCTGGCCCGGCTCAGGCCGGAATTCTACGGCGAGCCCCATGAGGAAGGGCTTTTCAGGCTCAGGGCCCTGAAGGAGGCGGTGCACGAGGTCGGCCATACCCTGGGGCTCGGTCACTGCAAGAGCCCCCGGTGCGTGATGCATTTTTCAAACTCCCTGGCCGACACCGACAGAAAGGGCGAGGGCTTCTGCCCCAGGTGCCGGAAAGAGGCCGCCCTTCCGGTGGAGAGTCCCCGGGGGGAGTGA
- a CDS encoding NADP-dependent oxidoreductase translates to MKAAVIDRFGGAEVLQIRDVPVPEPGDGEVLVQVRAAGVNPVDWKIREGYLKEAMGYRFPLVLGMDGAGVVKEAGRGADTFASREEPVFFCNDMGRMGTYAEYVVVRQDLLARKPDNVSFEGAAAVPLVALTAWQALLVKAGLTEGMRVLVHAGSGGVGSFAVQLAKVHAAHVASTCGPTNVDFVKALGADEAVDYTREDFAERLGEYDIVLDTVGGDVYRRSVQVLRKGGVVVSLLERPDAALAGERGVRAEYLLMRPDGGQLAEVAQLLREERIRPVVGTVLPLKDVRSAHELSASRHARGKIVLAVPGS, encoded by the coding sequence GTGAAGGCGGCGGTTATTGACAGGTTCGGCGGGGCCGAGGTGCTCCAAATCAGGGACGTTCCGGTGCCCGAGCCAGGCGACGGTGAGGTCCTGGTCCAGGTGCGTGCGGCGGGCGTGAACCCCGTGGACTGGAAAATCCGCGAGGGCTATCTCAAGGAAGCCATGGGCTATCGGTTCCCCCTCGTCCTCGGCATGGACGGGGCCGGCGTGGTGAAGGAAGCGGGCCGCGGAGCCGATACGTTCGCCTCCCGGGAGGAGCCGGTCTTCTTCTGTAACGACATGGGCCGCATGGGCACCTATGCCGAGTACGTCGTGGTCAGGCAGGACCTCTTGGCGCGGAAGCCCGATAACGTCTCCTTCGAAGGGGCAGCCGCGGTGCCGCTGGTGGCTCTTACGGCCTGGCAGGCCCTGCTTGTGAAGGCCGGACTCACCGAAGGGATGCGGGTGCTCGTCCACGCCGGCTCGGGCGGGGTGGGCAGCTTCGCCGTGCAGCTTGCCAAGGTCCATGCCGCCCACGTGGCCAGCACCTGCGGGCCCACCAATGTGGACTTCGTCAAGGCCCTCGGGGCCGACGAAGCCGTCGACTACACCCGGGAGGATTTCGCCGAGCGGCTCGGGGAGTACGATATCGTGCTCGACACCGTGGGAGGGGACGTCTACAGGAGGAGCGTCCAGGTCTTGAGGAAGGGCGGGGTGGTCGTCTCCCTGCTGGAGCGTCCCGACGCCGCCCTGGCCGGCGAGCGGGGGGTGCGCGCCGAGTACCTCCTCATGCGCCCCGACGGCGGGCAGCTTGCCGAGGTGGCCCAGCTCCTCCGTGAGGAGCGCATACGCCCCGTGGTGGGTACGGTACTGCCGCTGAAGGACGTCCGGAGCGCCCATGAGCTCAGCGCTTCGCGCCACGCCCGGGGAAAAATCGTCCTTGCCGTCCCGGGCTCATAA
- a CDS encoding histidinol phosphate phosphatase domain-containing protein, translating to MLDLHTHSILSDGELLPFELARRAEARGYKALAITDHVDASNLDFVVSRTLQAVRRLRGHVSLEVIAGVELTHVPPALIAGMAEEARELGAELVVVHGETLAEPVLAGTNRAAILAGADILSHPGLIGPEEAALAAEKGVALEITARKGHCISNGHVARVALEEGAHLVINTDAHGPEDLITTERARMLLLGAGIKAALVEQVFETSRELVRKSLRRKHG from the coding sequence ATGCTCGACCTGCACACCCACAGCATACTGAGCGACGGAGAGCTTCTGCCCTTCGAGCTTGCCCGGCGGGCGGAGGCCAGGGGTTACAAGGCGCTGGCCATCACCGACCATGTGGACGCCTCCAACCTGGATTTCGTCGTCTCCCGGACGCTTCAGGCCGTGAGGCGCTTGAGGGGGCATGTCTCCCTGGAAGTCATCGCCGGGGTGGAGCTGACCCACGTTCCTCCGGCCCTCATCGCCGGGATGGCGGAAGAGGCCCGCGAGTTGGGGGCCGAGCTGGTGGTGGTGCACGGAGAGACGCTGGCCGAGCCCGTCTTGGCGGGGACCAACAGGGCGGCCATCCTGGCCGGGGCGGACATTCTCTCGCATCCCGGGCTCATCGGCCCCGAGGAGGCGGCCCTGGCCGCCGAGAAGGGAGTCGCCCTGGAGATTACCGCACGAAAGGGCCATTGCATCAGCAACGGGCACGTGGCCCGGGTGGCCCTGGAGGAGGGAGCCCACCTCGTCATCAACACCGACGCCCACGGCCCCGAGGACCTCATAACGACGGAGAGGGCCCGCATGCTGCTGCTCGGGGCCGGGATAAAGGCGGCCCTCGTGGAGCAGGTCTTCGAGACGTCCCGGGAACTTGTCCGGAAATCCCTCAGGAGGAAACATGGCTAG
- a CDS encoding tetratricopeptide repeat protein — protein sequence MARVIKKKKKQRTAPGSEDFETTFARVGDALLRKQRQLIWAAASFAVLIVLATGVLFYFRAAASSAQKYTYAGFKRYFGLYQDIPVVHSERARLALEEFADAYEAKPEPYSLLFVAYSHYDMGQYGEAMKALKELRAKFPEQEPFTSVALYKMAMVSLQEGRAEDALSFLETLSSSKSDSLKDLALMDAARILEGMGKKEEAREKYEALATSFPESPFAGQARAKAGLPEQEEGAQPEGKG from the coding sequence ATGGCTAGAGTCATCAAGAAGAAGAAAAAACAGAGGACGGCCCCCGGGAGCGAAGACTTCGAGACCACCTTCGCGCGGGTGGGGGATGCCCTTCTGCGGAAACAGAGGCAGCTCATCTGGGCCGCCGCCTCCTTTGCGGTCCTCATCGTGCTTGCCACGGGCGTTCTGTTTTACTTTCGCGCGGCCGCCAGCAGTGCGCAGAAATACACGTACGCGGGGTTCAAGCGCTATTTCGGCCTCTACCAGGACATACCCGTCGTACATTCCGAGCGGGCCCGCCTGGCCCTGGAGGAATTCGCCGATGCGTACGAGGCCAAGCCCGAGCCGTACAGCCTTCTGTTCGTCGCTTACAGCCACTACGACATGGGCCAGTACGGCGAGGCCATGAAGGCGCTCAAGGAGCTGAGAGCGAAATTCCCCGAGCAGGAGCCGTTCACGTCCGTGGCCCTGTACAAGATGGCCATGGTCTCCCTCCAGGAGGGCAGGGCCGAGGACGCCCTTTCCTTCCTGGAGACCCTGTCGTCGTCCAAGTCGGACTCCCTGAAGGACCTCGCCCTCATGGACGCGGCCCGCATCCTGGAAGGCATGGGCAAGAAGGAAGAGGCCAGGGAGAAGTACGAGGCCCTGGCCACCTCCTTCCCCGAGTCCCCCTTCGCCGGGCAGGCGCGCGCGAAGGCCGGCCTTCCGGAGCAGGAGGAGGGAGCACAGCCCGAAGGAAAGGGCTGA